The Sulfolobus acidocaldarius DSM 639 genome has a window encoding:
- the agl16 gene encoding glycosylation protein Agl16 — translation MYKVWMLTPLFLPVRGGTEVHVFNLSRELVKMSIDVEVHTTRDTYTEREKLIPFEIMDGIKVVRHKRTWIYRDSPSVLHFHNLGRKFSTWNLYTFLFFSLPSVEAPLVMTPHHIFVSDQGRVINWLKRNIGKRVDKLIAVSEWEKEEMINLGYDGSKIVVIPNGVDDMAFNYPKSEGFEDYLLYIGRISPEKNQLFAIECIKNLNVKLILIGQVRDKDYLEKIMTRVSELGLEDKVRYLGVVTEEEKYSLMDKSLAVILTSDIEAEGIVIKEAMVRGVPVIVGNKAKVLSTIVKDGVNGFVISSCQDLKDAVEKLRDPKVRKEIGENNISISREWRWRNVSLKVLELYKSLS, via the coding sequence ATGTATAAGGTCTGGATGTTGACCCCACTCTTTCTTCCAGTGAGAGGAGGTACAGAAGTCCATGTGTTCAATTTAAGTAGGGAACTAGTTAAAATGTCTATAGACGTTGAAGTTCATACAACGAGAGATACGTACACTGAAAGAGAGAAGCTCATTCCATTCGAGATTATGGATGGAATAAAAGTAGTAAGACATAAAAGAACATGGATTTATAGAGATTCTCCTTCCGTTCTCCACTTTCATAATTTAGGGAGGAAGTTCAGTACGTGGAACCTCTACACTTTTCTCTTTTTCTCTTTACCGTCGGTAGAAGCACCATTAGTAATGACTCCACACCACATTTTTGTAAGTGATCAGGGTAGAGTTATAAACTGGTTAAAGAGAAACATAGGAAAGAGAGTCGATAAATTAATTGCAGTAAGTGAATGGGAGAAGGAGGAAATGATAAACCTTGGGTATGACGGCTCTAAGATAGTCGTAATCCCGAACGGAGTTGATGATATGGCATTTAATTATCCCAAATCCGAAGGTTTTGAAGACTATTTACTTTATATTGGTAGAATAAGTCCTGAGAAAAACCAGCTCTTCGCCATTGAATGTATTAAAAACCTGAACGTGAAGCTTATCCTGATAGGACAAGTTAGGGATAAGGACTATCTAGAGAAGATTATGACAAGAGTTAGTGAATTGGGTCTTGAGGACAAAGTGAGATATTTAGGCGTAGTCACTGAGGAGGAGAAGTACTCCCTGATGGATAAGTCATTGGCTGTTATTCTTACTTCAGATATAGAAGCAGAAGGTATCGTCATAAAGGAGGCGATGGTCAGGGGAGTCCCAGTGATAGTCGGTAATAAAGCTAAGGTTTTATCGACAATAGTAAAGGATGGGGTAAACGGATTCGTGATTTCCAGTTGCCAGGACCTGAAGGATGCTGTGGAGAAGCTTAGAGACCCTAAAGTAAGGAAAGAGATAGGGGAGAATAATATCTCTATTTCTAGAGAATGGAGATGGAGGAATGTATCTTTAAAGGTGCTTGAGCTCTATAAAAGTTTAAGTTAA
- a CDS encoding putative integrase encodes MKYDDYIIREIKGWYYVYKPGNMNYEIRETYVGSLIDVIKTYLKLKVGVLGDTPNPTTPGVGFEPTQG; translated from the coding sequence ATTAAATACGACGACTATATTATACGTGAGATTAAAGGGTGGTATTATGTGTATAAGCCAGGGAATATGAACTATGAGATAAGGGAAACTTACGTTGGTTCCTTAATTGATGTAATTAAGACTTACCTAAAATTGAAAGTTGGGGTATTAGGGGATACCCCTAACCCCACAACGCCGGGGGTGGGATTTGAACCCACGCAGGGATAA
- a CDS encoding class I SAM-dependent methyltransferase produces the protein MSEKIIVNDVVNGIPLSLESSRGLFSKDKLDLGTRILLENLVLPNHGIVADIGCGYGPIGIYIALVNQNLKVYMIDVDKKAIYFTSKNVSKYNLSNRITVIKSNLFENVPNDLKFNGIYSNPPLKAGKEFIERLSEEAGRRLEIGGIIEVVVYKGEANVITEFSKFLNEVKVYKRAKGYSLVLAVKY, from the coding sequence ATGAGCGAAAAGATAATAGTGAATGATGTAGTAAACGGAATACCTCTAAGCCTGGAAAGTAGTAGAGGTTTATTTTCCAAAGATAAGCTAGATCTAGGTACAAGAATCTTGCTAGAGAACTTAGTTTTGCCTAACCATGGAATTGTAGCCGATATAGGATGTGGATATGGACCAATAGGTATATACATTGCTCTTGTAAACCAGAACCTTAAAGTCTACATGATCGATGTTGATAAGAAAGCAATATACTTTACGTCGAAAAATGTTAGTAAATACAATCTTAGTAATAGAATAACAGTGATTAAAAGTAATCTGTTTGAAAATGTGCCAAATGATCTAAAATTTAATGGAATTTATTCTAATCCTCCCTTAAAAGCAGGAAAAGAATTCATAGAAAGACTTTCTGAAGAAGCAGGAAGACGTTTGGAAATTGGAGGAATAATAGAGGTAGTGGTATATAAGGGAGAGGCAAATGTTATTACGGAATTTTCTAAGTTTCTAAATGAAGTGAAGGTTTATAAGAGAGCCAAGGGTTATTCACTAGTTCTAGCGGTTAAGTATTAA